ATCGATATTCCTTACCGGATTGACGGTCTCAGCCTTGATCCCCGCATGGATGAAAATATCTGCCAGAACCTTCTCTGTCATCATGGAATCGGCTTTCAGATTAGCATCAAACAGGCCCCTTTCTTGGAGAATTCTCAGGGCACCGCTGGCGCTACTGACTTTCACATTGATGGCATTCGCTAACTTCAAAGCGAAATCTCCAACGGTGATATCCTTTGCAAAGACCGGGATGGATGGCAGCGCTAAAACCAGAATGATCAATAGAACGAATCTAATTCTCATACTCCTCCTCCAAATTTTTTTCTTAAATACAGTCAAATAGCCAAAAAGTCAAATTATTTTTGTTGGACAACCAATAAATCCAAATAGAATTTTCATGAAAATCCTGTTAAACTGATGCACGCTTGAATTCTTTAAATTTTAAAGAGTTTAAGAACTTAACCGGTTTCGCAGTCTTCTTCAGATAGACTCAGAAATGGCATAATTCATGCGTCATATCTTCCGATTTCTTATGGACAGAATAAAAATGCAGGAACTTGGAAAAATATTACCATTTATCATCATCCTGTCACTTCTCATTTTTTCTCTTGACGCCGAGGCTAAAACTGCCGAGGCAGAGGTTTTCAAATGCACGGCTTGCCATTCTCCTGGTTCCAGGCAGGCGAAGGGCTTTTCTGAGGAAGAGGTCCAGAGTTCCATTCATTCAAACCTGAGCTGCATTTCCTGTCATTCAGAAGCTGCTAAACGCGACCACAAAGCAGAAGCGAGGAAAGTCGATTGCGCTCAATGCCATGCAAAGGAGTCTCAAGGCTATTATCAGAGCATTCATGGGAAAGCCCTTATTTCTGGAATAAAAGAGGCTCCAAATTGCGTTTCATGCCATGGAAGTCATGGCATCCAGCCGGTGAAATCCCCGCAGGCACCGGTCTCCACTGCAAATCTCGTATCAACCTGCCTCTCCTGCCATGCGGACGAGAGAATAGAAGAGATCAAGGGACTTCCGAAAAGAGAGTTTTTCATATCTTATAGCGAGAGCGTCCACGGGCGGATCTCTCCGGAAACCGGCCTTAGAGCTGCCGTTTGCAACGATTGCCATGGCTCTCATGCCATCCTTCCTTCCGATGATCCTGAATCTCAGGTACATAAAAAGAATATTGCCGACGACTGCGGCTCCTGCCATCAAGAGATTCTGAAACAATACTCAGGCAGTATTCATGGCACAGAGCTCCATAATGACAATCTCCTCGCTCCCACTTGCACGGACTGCCACGGCGAGCACAGAATCGCTCCCCCGGCGGACCCAGGTTCCCTGGTTTTCGCCACGAACATCCCCATAACATGCTCGCATTGCCACGAAGGAGAAAGACTCGCCGAGCGGTTCATCTCTCCGGGTGAGCGGTTGAAGACCTATCTGGACAGCTATCATGGTCTCGCCATCAGATTTGGAGAAACGATGGTCGCCAACTGTGCAAGCTGTCACGGCATCCATGACATCCGCCCCTCGGCCGATCCTCTCTCCTCCATCCATCCGGACAATCTCTCGAAGACCTGCGGGAAATGCCATCCCGGCGCAGGAGAGAAGTTCAAGATAGGAAAAGTCCATGTCGAGGCAAAACCCGGAAGCTCTCTTGGAAAATTCTTAGTCAGGCAGTTCTATATCTGGTTCATAATGATCCTGGTGGCCGGATTCCTCACACACATCATTCTCGAAGCCATTGGGAGGAAGCGCGAAAAAGGGAGGAGGGATCAGCATGGCTGATAAGGTTGCCGCGGAAAGAGGCAAAATAAGAACGTTCCAGAGATTCTCACTTGAACAGAGGATCCAGCACATCTTGCTCGTCGTGCTGATGATCATCCTGGCCGTGACCGGTCTTGCTCTCATGTATCACAAGACATGGCTGGGAGCGCTCATGATCAAGATAGAAGGTGGGGTGGAGGCCAGGGGGTACATCCACCGAACGGCCGCCATTGCCATGATTATCCTTTGCCTCTATCACGTCTGGTACGTCATTTTCAGAGAGGAAGGGCATCGCGAGATGATGCACTTCAAGATTAGGGGAAAGGACTTCAAGGATTTCTTCGATCAATTAAGAGCCAATCTTGGCCTTTCCGTGATGGCTCCCCTCTACGATCGTTACAGCTACAAGGAAAAATTCCAATACTGGGGAGTCCTCGTCGGGATCATTCTCATGACCAACACGGGATTCATACTCTGGTTTGAGGATCAGGCTCTTACCATCCTTCCGAAATGGGTCATGGACCTGACGACCATCATCCATGGATATCAGGGGCTCATCCTCTTCATCATTCTTT
This window of the Acidobacteriota bacterium genome carries:
- a CDS encoding cytochrome c3 family protein, whose protein sequence is MDRIKMQELGKILPFIIILSLLIFSLDAEAKTAEAEVFKCTACHSPGSRQAKGFSEEEVQSSIHSNLSCISCHSEAAKRDHKAEARKVDCAQCHAKESQGYYQSIHGKALISGIKEAPNCVSCHGSHGIQPVKSPQAPVSTANLVSTCLSCHADERIEEIKGLPKREFFISYSESVHGRISPETGLRAAVCNDCHGSHAILPSDDPESQVHKKNIADDCGSCHQEILKQYSGSIHGTELHNDNLLAPTCTDCHGEHRIAPPADPGSLVFATNIPITCSHCHEGERLAERFISPGERLKTYLDSYHGLAIRFGETMVANCASCHGIHDIRPSADPLSSIHPDNLSKTCGKCHPGAGEKFKIGKVHVEAKPGSSLGKFLVRQFYIWFIMILVAGFLTHIILEAIGRKREKGRRDQHG
- a CDS encoding cytochrome b/b6 domain-containing protein, with protein sequence MADKVAAERGKIRTFQRFSLEQRIQHILLVVLMIILAVTGLALMYHKTWLGALMIKIEGGVEARGYIHRTAAIAMIILCLYHVWYVIFREEGHREMMHFKIRGKDFKDFFDQLRANLGLSVMAPLYDRYSYKEKFQYWGVLVGIILMTNTGFILWFEDQALTILPKWVMDLTTIIHGYQGLILFIILFLWHVYNVHLSLPFRFNRIWLTGEISEEELKRTHPLEYERIKDSDKEQP